A single Flavobacteriales bacterium DNA region contains:
- the atpG gene encoding ATP synthase F1 subunit gamma — MAGLKEVRERITSIGSTMQITSAMKMVSAAKLRRAQDAITRMRPYAEKLKEILENLSANLDASEGGAYSTERPIEKVLIVAVSSNRGLCGGFNSNVNKTINALVTGPYAGKSVKVITIGKKSGDYMKRRGLEIVGRFDSVYDDLNFEAVSPIAESIMEAFVAGEYDRVDVVYNQFKNAATQVCVSEQFLPVAPPAKSEKTSSTDYIFEPAKEEIVLDLIPRSLKTQLYKATLDSHAAEHGARMTAMHKATDNASELLKELKLSYNKARQAAITNEILEIVGGAAALEEG, encoded by the coding sequence ATGGCAGGATTAAAGGAAGTACGCGAAAGGATCACATCCATTGGATCTACCATGCAGATCACATCTGCCATGAAGATGGTGTCTGCTGCCAAGTTGCGCAGAGCACAGGATGCCATCACGCGTATGCGACCGTATGCCGAAAAGCTGAAGGAGATCCTCGAGAACCTGAGCGCCAACCTCGATGCATCTGAGGGCGGAGCATACAGCACCGAGCGCCCAATTGAAAAGGTGTTGATCGTGGCTGTTTCTTCCAACCGTGGTCTTTGCGGTGGTTTCAACTCCAACGTCAACAAAACGATCAATGCGTTGGTCACAGGACCATACGCTGGTAAAAGCGTGAAGGTGATCACCATCGGTAAGAAGTCTGGAGATTACATGAAACGTAGAGGGTTGGAGATCGTAGGCCGATTTGATTCGGTGTATGATGACCTGAACTTCGAAGCCGTTTCCCCAATTGCTGAAAGCATTATGGAAGCATTTGTTGCTGGAGAGTACGACCGCGTGGATGTGGTTTACAACCAGTTCAAGAATGCAGCCACGCAAGTATGCGTTTCCGAGCAGTTCCTTCCCGTTGCTCCGCCAGCGAAAAGCGAGAAGACATCTTCCACCGATTACATCTTCGAACCAGCCAAGGAAGAGATTGTACTGGATCTTATCCCACGCTCATTGAAGACACAGCTTTACAAGGCAACGTTGGACAGCCACGCTGCTGAGCACGGTGCGCGTATGACCGCCATGCATAAAGCAACGGACAACGCTTCTGAGCTATTGAAAGAACTGAAACTATCGTACAACAAGGCCCGTCAAGCTGCCATTACCAACGAAATTCTCGAGATCGTGGGTGGAGCTGCTGCCTTGGAGGAAGGGTAG
- a CDS encoding F0F1 ATP synthase subunit alpha gives MADIKPAEISGILREQLSGYKTEAELQEVGTVLQVGDGIARLYGLSNVQAGELIDFESGTRGIILNLEEDNVGAVLLGESTGIKEGSTAKRTGQIASINVGEGMLGRVVNTLGEPIDGKGAIQGETFEMPLERKAPGVVFRQPVNEPLQTGIKAIDAMIPIGRGQRELVIGDRQTGKTAVCIDTIINQKEFYDAGQPVFCIYVAVGQKGSTVAGIVKTLEDAGAMAYTVVVSATASDPAPLQFYAPFAGAAIGEYFRDTGRPALIIYDDLSKQAVAYREVSLLLRRPPGREAYPGDVFYLHSRLLERAAKVIADDNVAKDMNDLPPSLKDKVKGGGSLTALPIIETQAGDVSAYIPTNVISITDGQIFLESNLFNSGVRPAINVGISVSRVGGSAQIKSMKKVAGTLKLDQAQYRELEAFAKFGSDLDAATMNVLEKGKRNVEILKQGQYAPVSVEKQVAIIYLGTKGLLRKVPVNKVREFETEYLEYLDAKHRDVLDDLKAGKLTDEITGTLEKVAADLAAKY, from the coding sequence ATGGCAGACATCAAACCAGCAGAGATCTCAGGTATCTTAAGAGAGCAACTCTCAGGCTACAAAACCGAAGCCGAACTGCAGGAAGTAGGAACCGTGCTTCAGGTAGGTGACGGTATTGCACGTCTTTACGGTCTTTCTAACGTACAGGCAGGTGAGCTTATCGATTTCGAAAGCGGAACGCGTGGTATCATCCTGAACTTGGAAGAAGACAACGTTGGTGCGGTACTTCTTGGTGAGTCAACTGGTATTAAGGAAGGTTCTACTGCAAAGCGTACCGGACAGATCGCCTCTATCAATGTGGGCGAAGGCATGTTGGGACGTGTAGTGAACACACTTGGTGAGCCAATTGATGGTAAAGGAGCCATTCAGGGCGAGACATTTGAAATGCCATTGGAGCGTAAGGCACCAGGGGTTGTTTTCCGTCAGCCAGTAAACGAGCCGCTTCAAACTGGTATCAAAGCGATTGATGCGATGATTCCAATCGGTCGTGGTCAGCGTGAGCTTGTTATCGGTGACCGTCAGACCGGTAAGACTGCGGTTTGTATCGATACCATCATCAACCAGAAAGAATTCTACGATGCAGGCCAGCCTGTATTCTGTATCTATGTGGCCGTAGGTCAGAAAGGTTCTACTGTTGCAGGAATCGTGAAGACATTGGAAGATGCAGGTGCCATGGCTTACACTGTGGTTGTTTCTGCAACTGCTTCCGATCCAGCTCCACTTCAGTTCTACGCTCCTTTCGCTGGTGCTGCCATCGGTGAGTACTTCCGTGATACGGGACGTCCAGCATTGATCATCTATGATGACCTTTCTAAGCAGGCCGTTGCTTACCGTGAGGTATCGCTTCTTTTGAGAAGACCTCCAGGTCGTGAGGCGTATCCTGGTGACGTATTCTACCTGCACAGCCGTCTTCTTGAGCGTGCTGCAAAGGTGATCGCGGATGATAACGTAGCGAAGGACATGAACGACCTTCCTCCATCATTGAAAGACAAGGTGAAAGGTGGTGGTTCGTTGACCGCTCTTCCGATCATCGAAACACAGGCGGGTGACGTATCTGCATACATCCCGACCAACGTAATTTCTATTACTGACGGACAGATCTTCTTGGAGTCTAACCTGTTCAACTCAGGGGTTCGTCCAGCGATCAACGTGGGTATCTCGGTATCTCGTGTGGGTGGTTCGGCTCAGATCAAGTCGATGAAGAAAGTTGCCGGTACCTTGAAGCTTGACCAAGCACAGTACCGTGAGCTGGAGGCATTCGCCAAGTTCGGTTCTGACCTTGATGCTGCTACCATGAACGTTCTTGAAAAAGGTAAGCGTAACGTGGAGATCCTGAAGCAAGGACAGTACGCTCCGGTTTCTGTAGAGAAGCAAGTTGCCATCATCTACCTTGGAACAAAAGGTCTTTTGAGAAAAGTTCCTGTGAACAAGGTTCGTGAGTTCGAAACCGAGTACTTGGAGTACTTGGATGCCAAGCACAGAGATGTTCTTGATGATCTGAAGGCAGGTAAACTGACCGATGAGATCACAGGTACATTGGAGAAAGTTGCAGCCGACCTCGCAGCCAAATACTGA
- the atpH gene encoding ATP synthase F1 subunit delta: MAESKVASRYAKAFLDLVSEKGKLDEALKDMELLIGTVSENRDLLLLLKSPVVHTEKKVSILKSIFEKNLSEASMLFVTLVTKKRREGTLLEIAKEFIAQYKQMKNITTANVSSAAVLSADAKKRILDIVQKQVGGTVELQEEVNPDLIGGFVLRIGDQQLDTSILAKVNSLRQEFGKNFYVKEL, from the coding sequence ATGGCGGAGAGTAAGGTTGCATCACGATACGCCAAGGCTTTCTTAGACCTGGTTTCTGAGAAGGGAAAATTGGATGAGGCACTCAAAGACATGGAGTTGTTGATCGGAACCGTTTCTGAGAACCGTGACCTCCTTCTGTTGCTGAAAAGCCCTGTAGTGCATACCGAAAAGAAGGTGAGCATTCTGAAGAGCATCTTTGAGAAGAATTTGAGTGAGGCCTCCATGCTTTTCGTCACTCTTGTTACTAAGAAGAGAAGAGAAGGAACGCTACTGGAAATTGCCAAGGAATTCATTGCTCAGTACAAGCAGATGAAGAACATCACCACCGCAAACGTGAGTTCCGCTGCGGTACTATCGGCCGATGCCAAGAAGCGCATCCTCGATATCGTTCAGAAGCAAGTGGGCGGAACGGTGGAGCTTCAGGAGGAAGTGAATCCTGACCTGATCGGTGGGTTCGTGCTTCGAATCGGAGACCAACAGTTGGACACATCCATCCTTGCCAAGGTGAACAGCCTGCGTCAGGAATTCGGAAAGAACTTTTACGTAAAAGAATTATAA
- a CDS encoding F0F1 ATP synthase subunit B, which translates to MALVTPGLGLIVWMTVAFLVVWIGLGKFAWPSILNTIKEREENIANALKSAENAKMEMAKLQSDNERILKEAREERDTILKEARELKDKMIAEAKTGAQAEADKIVAAARENIETEKASAMAEIKTHVASLSVEIAEKILKAELADASKQKQLVDNLLDDIKLN; encoded by the coding sequence ATGGCATTAGTAACACCTGGATTAGGCCTGATCGTTTGGATGACTGTCGCCTTTTTGGTGGTTTGGATCGGTCTTGGAAAATTCGCTTGGCCTTCCATCCTCAACACGATCAAAGAGCGTGAAGAGAACATCGCCAACGCATTGAAATCTGCGGAGAACGCAAAGATGGAAATGGCCAAGCTTCAATCAGATAACGAGCGCATTCTGAAGGAAGCACGCGAAGAGCGCGACACGATTCTGAAAGAAGCAAGAGAGCTGAAGGACAAGATGATCGCTGAAGCAAAAACTGGTGCGCAGGCTGAGGCCGATAAGATCGTTGCCGCTGCCCGCGAGAACATCGAAACGGAGAAAGCTTCTGCCATGGCAGAGATCAAAACGCACGTTGCATCACTTTCTGTAGAAATTGCCGAGAAGATCCTGAAGGCTGAACTTGCTGATGCCAGCAAGCAGAAGCAATTGGTTGACAACCTTCTTGACGACATCAAGCTGAACTGA
- the atpE gene encoding ATP synthase F0 subunit C produces the protein MISILLDAAYAYMGAGIGAGVAAIGAGIGIGKIGGSALESMARQPEAIGDIRANMIVAAALVEGAAFFGIIVCLLVVLMR, from the coding sequence ATCATTTCAATTCTTTTGGACGCGGCCTATGCATACATGGGAGCAGGTATCGGAGCTGGCGTAGCTGCTATCGGTGCTGGTATCGGAATCGGTAAGATCGGTGGTTCTGCCCTTGAGTCTATGGCTCGTCAGCCAGAGGCCATCGGTGACATCCGTGCTAACATGATCGTTGCCGCTGCCCTTGTGGAAGGTGCTGCGTTCTTCGGAATCATTGTTTGTCTTCTCGTTGTATTGATGCGATAA
- the atpB gene encoding F0F1 ATP synthase subunit A, whose translation MLKYSFDKAFKPIFVLLSIAFLTSGTSWASEESDAEASDAEEAHGHEKSEEAEAFNAGDMIMHHVTDAHDIHLMDIGNHAVSIPLPMILLSTDDGLSVFLSSAFHHGHAAKNRYILEHNHVYRLGETNPFAESEELHAEEALSMGYTEESWGGYFAGEPGAFIDLSLTKTATGILITVLIMFLVFMSIAKSYARNPNEAPTGLQSLMEPMILFIRDEVAKPSIGPKYERFMPYLLTVFFFIWTANMLGLIPFIGGFNITGNLAATGILALITFIITNVSGNKYYWKHIFAPGVPVALYPLMIPIEVMGLFIKPIVLCARLFANMTAGHIIILSFMSLIFIFANLYGSGAGFGVSVVSLAFAIFMNILEILVAFLQAYVFTLLSALYFGAAVEEHH comes from the coding sequence ATGCTGAAATACAGTTTTGACAAGGCTTTTAAGCCGATCTTCGTTCTCCTTTCAATTGCTTTCTTAACGTCTGGAACCTCGTGGGCTTCGGAAGAATCTGATGCGGAAGCTTCGGATGCTGAAGAAGCGCACGGACACGAAAAATCAGAAGAGGCAGAAGCGTTCAACGCAGGTGATATGATCATGCATCACGTAACTGATGCGCATGACATTCACTTGATGGACATTGGCAACCATGCCGTAAGCATCCCTCTTCCGATGATCCTGCTGAGTACAGATGATGGCCTGAGTGTATTCCTATCATCAGCTTTTCATCACGGTCATGCTGCCAAAAACCGTTACATCCTCGAACACAATCACGTGTATCGCTTAGGCGAAACGAATCCGTTTGCAGAAAGTGAAGAATTGCATGCCGAGGAAGCGCTAAGCATGGGATATACCGAGGAAAGTTGGGGCGGTTATTTCGCTGGTGAACCAGGGGCTTTCATTGACCTTTCTTTGACCAAGACCGCTACAGGAATCCTGATCACGGTTCTGATCATGTTCTTGGTGTTCATGAGCATTGCGAAATCATACGCTCGTAATCCGAACGAAGCTCCCACAGGACTTCAATCCCTCATGGAACCGATGATCCTGTTCATTCGAGACGAGGTTGCCAAGCCTTCAATCGGCCCTAAGTATGAGCGCTTCATGCCCTACTTGCTTACGGTTTTCTTCTTTATATGGACAGCCAACATGCTTGGCCTGATTCCATTTATCGGAGGGTTCAACATCACAGGCAACTTAGCCGCGACTGGAATTCTTGCGTTAATCACATTCATCATTACGAATGTGAGTGGCAACAAATATTACTGGAAGCACATTTTTGCACCAGGTGTTCCTGTGGCGCTTTATCCGTTGATGATTCCGATTGAAGTGATGGGACTTTTCATCAAACCGATTGTCCTTTGCGCACGACTTTTCGCCAACATGACAGCTGGACACATCATCATCTTGTCGTTCATGAGTCTCATCTTCATCTTCGCCAACCTTTACGGTTCGGGTGCTGGATTTGGAGTCTCGGTCGTGTCTTTGGCATTTGCCATTTTCATGAACATCTTGGAAATCCTTGTAGCGTTCCTACAAGCTTATGTATTCACGCTACTGTCTGCGCTGTACTTCGGTGCCGCAGTTGAGGAGCATCATTAA
- a CDS encoding polymer-forming cytoskeletal protein codes for MPNHINSDTVIEGSIKAKGNLRIDGTLKGDLECQGRVVIGASGSVHGEIRCENAEIEGSIKANVVVSELLSLKATAKVHGDIVTKKLAIEPGASFTGSCSMGGVVKDISSNAGTQREEQRQEKTASA; via the coding sequence ATGCCGAACCATATAAATAGCGATACGGTCATTGAAGGAAGCATCAAGGCCAAGGGAAATCTGCGTATCGATGGCACGCTGAAAGGCGACCTCGAATGCCAAGGCCGCGTGGTGATCGGGGCCAGCGGCTCGGTGCATGGCGAGATCCGCTGCGAGAATGCGGAAATTGAAGGAAGCATCAAGGCCAACGTAGTGGTTTCTGAACTTCTATCGCTGAAAGCCACCGCCAAAGTGCATGGCGACATTGTAACGAAGAAGTTGGCCATTGAGCCGGGAGCTTCGTTCACCGGTTCGTGCAGCATGGGCGGTGTGGTCAAAGACATTTCTTCCAATGCAGGAACGCAACGAGAAGAGCAGCGACAGGAAAAAACAGCCTCAGCGTAA
- a CDS encoding hotdog fold thioesterase, with product MADNPIREHFRAQIGKDVANTPQGFSEWLQPKMIEVLEDSITIEVKVRPEMCNPVGTLHGGIHSAILDEVIGMTVAAMGNETHFVSLNMTTDYLRAARAGELIRATSQIVKKGRTAIHLIGQITNAEGKELSRATQNMVTTGAPMRI from the coding sequence ATGGCAGATAATCCAATAAGGGAACACTTCAGAGCACAGATAGGAAAAGACGTGGCCAATACACCTCAAGGATTCAGTGAATGGCTACAGCCGAAGATGATTGAGGTGTTGGAAGACTCCATCACCATTGAGGTGAAAGTGCGGCCAGAGATGTGCAATCCTGTCGGGACGCTGCATGGTGGCATTCATTCGGCCATTTTGGATGAGGTGATCGGAATGACGGTGGCCGCCATGGGCAATGAAACGCATTTCGTTTCGCTAAACATGACGACCGATTATCTGCGTGCCGCACGAGCAGGAGAACTGATCAGAGCCACCAGCCAGATCGTCAAAAAAGGGAGAACCGCCATTCATCTGATCGGACAGATCACCAATGCTGAAGGGAAAGAACTATCTCGGGCAACCCAGAATATGGTTACCACAGGTGCGCCAATGAGAATCTGA